The window AGGCCCTGATCCTGACCCTGACGGCGAGGACTGGCGCCGCTCTCCAGGCCGGAGGGCGGCGCTTTTTTAGGCCTCTCTGAGGACAATCTTGCCGCAAGGTCGCCGTGGCCGCTGTCAGGCGCGTGAAATCTGCTATAGCCCGCAGAAGTTCGCAGCGGCATCTTAACCCATCGCGCTTTCAGTCGGGTTAGACCGCTCCGGACAGAGGGAGAGCGCATGGCGGCAACCGGCATCGCCGTTCGGGGACCACGCAGTCTGCTGAGGCAGATTCGCGAGGCCATGGCCGGGGCAGGCCCCGCCCAGGGCAAGCTCGACATGGTGGTGCGCACCATCGCCATCTCGATGGTCGCCGAGGTCTGCTCGATCTATCTGCGCCGCGCCTCCGGCGATCTGGAACTGTTCGCCACCGAAGGCCTGGCCCCCGAAGCCGTCCACGTCACCCGCCTGAAGCCCGGCGAGGGCCTGGTTGGCGAGACCATGCGCATTGGCCGGCCGCTGAACCTGTCGGACGCCCCAAACCATCCGGCCTTCGCCTACCGGCCTGAAACCGGCGAAGATCCCTACCATGCCTTCATGGCCGTGCCCCTGCTGCGCGGCGGACGGGCGATCGGCGTGCTGGTCGTCCAGAACCGTACCGAGCGCACCTATGGCGACGAGGAGGTCGAGGACCTCCAGATCATCGCCATGGTCCTGGCCGAGATGGTGTCGTCCAGCGAACTGCTGGGCATGGACGAACTCAAGGACGTCGAGATTGCGCCCCACAAGCCCGAGCGGCTGAAGGGCGCACGCTTCGCCGAGGGCCTGGCCTATGGGGTGGCGGTGCTGCACGAGCAGCCGGTGGCTCCCGAGCAGCTGCTGTCGGAGGACTCGGCCGCCGAGGAGATCCGCCTGAAGACGGCGGTCACGGCCCTGCAAAGCCAGATCGACGAGATGCTGGAAGGGCAGGGCGGGCTTGTCGGTGCCTCCTATGAGGTGCTCGACACCTACAGACTGTTTGCCCATGACCGCGGCTGGAACCGGGGCCTCGAAGAGGCCGTGCGTTCGGGCCTGACCGCTGAAGCCGCCGTCGAGCGCGTGCGCTCCGAGCACCGCGCCCGGCTGGGCCAGGCCCGCGACCCCTATCTGCGCGAGCGCCTGCACGATCTGGAAGACCTCAATGACCGGCTGCTGCGACACCTGTCGGGGGATGTCCATGCCGTGCGTCAGTTGCCGGACGACGCCATCCTGATCGCCCGCAATCTCGGCCCTGCCGACCTGCTGGAATATGATCGCACCAAGCTGAAGGGTATCCTGCTCGAGGAGGGGTCGGCGGCCAGCCATGCCGGTATCGTGGCCCGTGCCCTGGACATTCCCTGCGTCGGTCGCCTGGCCGGCCTGCGCGACCGGGTAAGCGAAGGCGACCCCGTGGTGGTCGACGCTGAAACCGCCGAGGCCTGGCTGCGGCCGCGTCCCGATGTGGTCAAGGCCCTGCGGGCCCGGATGGAGGTCCGCGCCCAGCGCAAGGCCGAGTTCGCCCGCCTGCGCGACACGCCCGCGTTCACCAAGGACGGTGCCAAGGTCACCCTGCTGATGAACGCCGGACTGGCGGTGGATCTGGACATTCTGGGCGAGACCGGGGCCGAAGGCATCGGCCTGTTCCGCACCGAATTCCAGTTCATGGTCGCCGAGGAAATGCCCCGGCTGGAAGCCCAGACCGCACTCTATGAGAAGGTGCTCGAGGCCGCCAACGGCATGCCGGTGACCTTCCGGACCCTCGACCTGGGCGGTGACAAGCTGCTGCCCTACATGGAGATGGAGCGCGAGGACAATCCGGCCCTGGGCTGGCGCGCCATCCGCATGGGGCTGGACCGTCCGGCCCTGCTGCGCATGCAGATCCGGGCCCTGATCAAGGCGGCCCATGGTCGGGCCCTGCGCATCATGTTCCCGCTGGTGGCCAATGTGGACGAGTTCCGCGCCGCCCGGGCCTATGTCGACCAGGAAGTGGCCTGGGCCCTGAAGCGCGGTCGGCCGGCTCCGGCCCGCCTCGATGTCGGGGCGATGATCGAGGCACCGTCCCTGCTCTGGCATCTGGACGCCCTGCTGCCGATGACCGATTTCGTCTCGGTCGGCACCAATGACCTGATGCAGTATCTGTTCGCCGCCGACCGTGGCAATCCGCGCATGGCCGATCGTTATGACCCGCTGTCGCCGGCGGCCCTGCGGGCCCTGAAGACCATCCAGCAGGCCTGCGAGGATACCGGGACGCCGGTTTCGGTGTGCGGCGAGATGGCGGGCCGGCCGCTGGAGGCCTTCGCCCTGGTGGCCCTGGGCTTTGATCGACTGTCGATGCCGCCGGCCGGGATCGGACCGGTCAAGCAGATGGTTCTGTCGTGCGATCGCGAGGCCGCGCGGCGCAATGTCGAGGCCCTGCTCAAGACCTCGGCGGGGTCGCTTCGGGGAGAGATCGAAACCCTCGCCCGCAAGCTTTATGTCGCCGTCTGAGCCAAAGGCCCGTTAACCATGCTTGCACGTTTAGTGTATTGAATCCGATAACTTAGTTTGATATCCACAAAGAACTGTTAAGAACTTCGTTTGAAGCGAAGTCGGGTGGGGCACGGCGCTCTCGCGCCGCGCGAATTTTGGGGTGATATTGCCGCAATGGCGCTGGATACGGGCAGTGTAAGGCACTTGCATCTGGTTTCCGACGCTGAGTCCGACGAGGGCTTCGCCGCCGTCGGGCAGCCGTCGGTTGATGAGGGTGTCGATATCGGCATCGCGCTCCGCGCCGCCCGGACCTTCCGCGGACTGACCACCCAGGACGTGGCGGACGCCACCCGTATTCGCCTGAGCTATATCGACGCCCTCGAGGACCTGCGGCTGGAAGACCTGCCGTCGCGGCCTTTCACCATCGGCTATGTCCGGGCCTATGCCCAATTGCTCGGCCTGGACGGCGAAGCCGCCGTTCTAAGATTCAAAAGCGATGTGCCCGACGATGGCGGCGAACTGCGGGCCCCGGTCGGCGTGCGCCACGAAGGCGATCCGCGCCTGGCCCTGGTGCTGATCGCCGGTCTGCTGATGGTCGGTGCCATCCTGCTGTGGAACGTCGCTCAACGGGCCATGTCCAAGGACGCGCCGACCGCCCAGGTCGCCGCCGAGACGACGGCCGTTCGTCCGGCCTCGGCACCGACCGGTTCGGCAGTGGCCCTGGGCGCGCCCCTTCCGGCCCCGGTCGAGTCCACCACCCCCGAGCCCTACAAGACGCCGGGTCTCGACGACGCGGCCGCCAATGGCGGTTCGGCCGACGCGGCCAATGCCGCGTCAAAGGCCCGTGCCACGGCCCTGGCGGCGGGCGAGGGCGAGATCGATCTGGCCCATGTCGCTGCCCTGGGCTCAAGCTTCAAGCCGCGTGGCGTGGTCCACGGTGCAAATGAAGCTGACAGTTCGGGCGTGATCCTGCTGGCCCGCAAGGCCGCCACCCTGGTGGTGCGCGGCGCGGATGGTTCGGTCTATTTTGCCCGTCAGCTCAATGCCGGTGAGGCCTTCCGTGCGCCCCGCACGGCCGGCTTGACGGCCGATGTCTCCGATCCCGCCAACTTCGATGTCTATTCGGGCGGTGTGCTGACGGGGCGGCTGACCGCCAAGCAGACCTGGCTGAGCAAGCTGGGCAAGCCGGCGGCTTGATCCGGCGTTAAGCCTCCAGGACGGCCTTGGGTTCCGCGTTCAAAAGCCC of the Caulobacter henricii genome contains:
- the ptsP gene encoding phosphoenolpyruvate--protein phosphotransferase translates to MAATGIAVRGPRSLLRQIREAMAGAGPAQGKLDMVVRTIAISMVAEVCSIYLRRASGDLELFATEGLAPEAVHVTRLKPGEGLVGETMRIGRPLNLSDAPNHPAFAYRPETGEDPYHAFMAVPLLRGGRAIGVLVVQNRTERTYGDEEVEDLQIIAMVLAEMVSSSELLGMDELKDVEIAPHKPERLKGARFAEGLAYGVAVLHEQPVAPEQLLSEDSAAEEIRLKTAVTALQSQIDEMLEGQGGLVGASYEVLDTYRLFAHDRGWNRGLEEAVRSGLTAEAAVERVRSEHRARLGQARDPYLRERLHDLEDLNDRLLRHLSGDVHAVRQLPDDAILIARNLGPADLLEYDRTKLKGILLEEGSAASHAGIVARALDIPCVGRLAGLRDRVSEGDPVVVDAETAEAWLRPRPDVVKALRARMEVRAQRKAEFARLRDTPAFTKDGAKVTLLMNAGLAVDLDILGETGAEGIGLFRTEFQFMVAEEMPRLEAQTALYEKVLEAANGMPVTFRTLDLGGDKLLPYMEMEREDNPALGWRAIRMGLDRPALLRMQIRALIKAAHGRALRIMFPLVANVDEFRAARAYVDQEVAWALKRGRPAPARLDVGAMIEAPSLLWHLDALLPMTDFVSVGTNDLMQYLFAADRGNPRMADRYDPLSPAALRALKTIQQACEDTGTPVSVCGEMAGRPLEAFALVALGFDRLSMPPAGIGPVKQMVLSCDREAARRNVEALLKTSAGSLRGEIETLARKLYVAV
- a CDS encoding helix-turn-helix domain-containing protein encodes the protein MALDTGSVRHLHLVSDAESDEGFAAVGQPSVDEGVDIGIALRAARTFRGLTTQDVADATRIRLSYIDALEDLRLEDLPSRPFTIGYVRAYAQLLGLDGEAAVLRFKSDVPDDGGELRAPVGVRHEGDPRLALVLIAGLLMVGAILLWNVAQRAMSKDAPTAQVAAETTAVRPASAPTGSAVALGAPLPAPVESTTPEPYKTPGLDDAAANGGSADAANAASKARATALAAGEGEIDLAHVAALGSSFKPRGVVHGANEADSSGVILLARKAATLVVRGADGSVYFARQLNAGEAFRAPRTAGLTADVSDPANFDVYSGGVLTGRLTAKQTWLSKLGKPAA